One region of Mus musculus strain C57BL/6J chromosome 3, GRCm38.p6 C57BL/6J genomic DNA includes:
- the Rwdd3 gene encoding RWD domain-containing protein 3 isoform 1 (isoform 1 is encoded by transcript variant 1) — MVEEVRQELSALAAIFCGPNEWEMLSCSDGAQCPPRETQLLQIVGIHHKHLCITSLTTGRCSWLSATWKAVRKCLLRLLKNGSRFQTSAGRSMETFSSNPETDGAVFRIHTTAEGLVGEDVPLELAFHLPVGYPLCLPGISVTSEHLTRAQCVTAKEKLLGEARKLVSEPMVHELVLWIQQNLRLVLSQPETASSHEKCTLPESATGDDGPWMTLLRLDHMRARTKYVKAVEKWASELRLTGRLMFMGKLILILLQGDRSNIKEYLILQKTSKVDVDSSGKKCKEKMISVLSETKVQTEHKRFLAFEVKEYSTLEELQKEFGAAGLGELFSECVLGLVK, encoded by the exons ATGGTGGAGGAGGTGCGGCAGGAGCTCTCGGCGCTGGCCGCGATCTTCTGCGGGCCCAACGAGTGGGAGATGTTGAGCTGTTCAG ACGGTGCGCAGTGCCCTCCTCGTGAAACCCAGCTCCTCCAAATAGTCGGCATCCACCATAAGCATTTGTGTATCACGTCCCTGACAACAGGACGCTGTAGTTGGTTGTCAGCCACGTGGAAGGCAGTCAGGAAATGCTTGTTAAG GCTGCTGAAAAATGGCAGCCGATTCCAGACTTCTGCTGGACGCAGCATGGAGACCTTCTCTTCTAACCCAG AGACAGATGGGGCTGTGTTTAGAATTCACACAACAGCTGAAGGACTTGTGGGTGAGGATGTGCCCTTAGAGTTGGCGTTCCATTTACCAGTTGGTTACCCTTTGTGTCTACCCGGCATCTCGGTTACCTCGGAACATCTGACCAGGGCCCAGTGTGTTACCGCGAAGGAGAAGTTACTTGGAGAAGCCAGGAAGCTCGTGTCAGAACCGATGGTTCACGAGCTGGTTCTTTGGATCCAGCAGAATCTCAGACTTGTCCTCAGCCAGCCGGAGACCGCCAGCAGCCATGAGAAGTGCACTTTGCCAGAAAGTGCGACGGGGGACGATGGACCGTGGATGACTCTTTTGCGTTTAGATCACATGAGAGCGAGGACTAAATATGTCAAAGCCGTGGAGAAGTGGGCTTCAGAGTTAAGGCTGACAGGAAGACTGATGTTCATGGGTAAATTAATACTGATTTTACTACAAGGAGACAGAAGCAACATCAAG GAGTACCTGATTCTTCAGAAAACCTCCAAAGTAGATGTGGACTCAAGTGGAAAGAAATGCAAAGAGAAAATGATTAGTGTACTGTCTGAAACAAAAGTACAAACGGAACACAAAAG GTTTCTGGCGT
- the Rwdd3 gene encoding RWD domain-containing protein 3 isoform X2 → MVEEVRQELSALAAIFCGPNEWEMLSCSETDGAVFRIHTTAEGLVGEDVPLELAFHLPVGYPLCLPGISVTSEHLTRAQCVTAKEKLLGEARKLVSEPMVHELVLWIQQNLRLVLSQPETASSHEKCTLPESATGDDGPWMTLLRLDHMRARTKYVKAVEKWASELRLTGRLMFMGVPDSSENLQSRCGLKWKEMQREND, encoded by the exons ATGGTGGAGGAGGTGCGGCAGGAGCTCTCGGCGCTGGCCGCGATCTTCTGCGGGCCCAACGAGTGGGAGATGTTGAGCTGTTCAG AGACAGATGGGGCTGTGTTTAGAATTCACACAACAGCTGAAGGACTTGTGGGTGAGGATGTGCCCTTAGAGTTGGCGTTCCATTTACCAGTTGGTTACCCTTTGTGTCTACCCGGCATCTCGGTTACCTCGGAACATCTGACCAGGGCCCAGTGTGTTACCGCGAAGGAGAAGTTACTTGGAGAAGCCAGGAAGCTCGTGTCAGAACCGATGGTTCACGAGCTGGTTCTTTGGATCCAGCAGAATCTCAGACTTGTCCTCAGCCAGCCGGAGACCGCCAGCAGCCATGAGAAGTGCACTTTGCCAGAAAGTGCGACGGGGGACGATGGACCGTGGATGACTCTTTTGCGTTTAGATCACATGAGAGCGAGGACTAAATATGTCAAAGCCGTGGAGAAGTGGGCTTCAGAGTTAAGGCTGACAGGAAGACTGATGTTCATGG GAGTACCTGATTCTTCAGAAAACCTCCAAAGTAGATGTGGACTCAAGTGGAAAGAAATGCAAAGAGAAAATGATTAG